One window of Caldisericum exile AZM16c01 genomic DNA carries:
- the leuS gene encoding leucine--tRNA ligase, whose translation MEKEYNPKEFEEKWYKYWEESKLFKAEDFSEKPKFYILVMFPYPSGSGLHVGHCRNYIPADTYARYKRMQGFNVLHPIGYDAFGLPAENYAIEHGIHPRESTYRNIENFRRQLKMLGLSYDWDREFATSDPEYYKWTEWFFELLFKRGLAYQDRSFQWWCPHCKTVLANEQIIDGKCWRCGTPVVKKELKEWFFRITHYADKLLEGLDRIDWPERIKSMQRNWIGRSEGAEITFKGVGPDGTEYDLPVFTTRIDTIFGVTFLAIAPEHPLVMKLTREDKVEEVKKYIEEALRKFETERLSTEKEKTGVFTGCFARNPFTDELVPIYVGDYVVYSYGTGAVMGVPAHDERDFQFAKKHNLPIKIVISKDGSLVETLEEAFTEDGILINSNGFSGLRSDEARKKLTKYAEEHGFGRGVVRYKIRDWLISRQRYWGAPIPIIHCPEHGAVPVPEEDLPVLLPDEVDFSPRDTGESPLANDPDFVNTSCPICGKPSRRETDTQDGFACSSWYFLRYADPHNDKAPFDKEKVKYWLPVDLYIGGAEHAVMHLLYARFYTMVMYDAGLIDFDEPFKKLLNQGMILGADHQKMSKSRGNVVNPDDVIKEYGADTLRAYILFIGPLDTDAPWSTEGINGVNRFIKRMWNLFIQLEDKSTTKEKPIEKEIELITDKMIVKVTEQIERFKFNTMISSFMEWLNFLSKITQEDAEVMETKAYREAVQTFLTMIAPATPFVAEELYHRLGGTGSIHKKEWPKPKGIYKEEYVTIIVQVNGKLRDKIEVEAGSELEDVLDLVKKSDKITRLGIDFNKAKYIFVKDKLINIVA comes from the coding sequence ATGGAAAAAGAATACAATCCAAAAGAGTTTGAGGAAAAGTGGTATAAGTACTGGGAAGAATCTAAACTATTTAAGGCAGAGGACTTTTCAGAAAAGCCTAAGTTTTATATATTGGTCATGTTCCCATATCCATCGGGATCCGGCCTTCACGTGGGACACTGTAGAAATTACATACCTGCAGACACTTATGCACGCTACAAGAGAATGCAAGGCTTTAACGTTTTACATCCAATAGGCTACGACGCTTTCGGACTACCTGCAGAAAATTACGCAATTGAACACGGGATACACCCAAGAGAATCAACATATAGAAACATCGAAAATTTTAGAAGACAACTTAAAATGCTCGGCCTTTCGTATGACTGGGATAGAGAATTTGCAACATCAGATCCTGAATATTACAAATGGACTGAATGGTTTTTCGAACTACTCTTCAAGCGTGGACTTGCATATCAGGACAGAAGTTTCCAATGGTGGTGTCCTCATTGCAAAACAGTCCTTGCAAATGAACAGATCATTGACGGAAAGTGCTGGCGCTGTGGAACTCCTGTTGTAAAAAAGGAACTCAAGGAGTGGTTTTTTAGGATTACGCATTATGCAGATAAGCTTCTTGAAGGTTTAGATAGAATTGATTGGCCAGAACGCATAAAGTCCATGCAAAGAAACTGGATTGGACGCTCGGAAGGTGCAGAAATTACATTTAAGGGAGTTGGACCTGACGGAACGGAATATGACCTACCTGTTTTTACAACAAGGATTGATACTATTTTTGGTGTGACATTCCTTGCAATAGCACCAGAGCACCCGCTTGTAATGAAACTAACACGAGAGGACAAAGTTGAAGAAGTTAAAAAATATATCGAAGAGGCTCTTAGAAAATTTGAGACTGAGAGGCTCTCAACAGAAAAAGAAAAAACAGGTGTCTTTACAGGATGTTTTGCAAGAAATCCATTTACAGATGAACTTGTGCCAATCTATGTTGGAGACTATGTTGTATATTCCTATGGAACTGGCGCTGTAATGGGTGTGCCTGCGCATGATGAAAGAGATTTCCAATTTGCAAAGAAGCATAATCTCCCAATAAAAATTGTAATCTCAAAAGACGGAAGCCTTGTTGAAACCCTTGAAGAAGCATTTACAGAAGATGGTATTTTAATAAATTCGAATGGTTTTTCTGGTTTAAGATCAGATGAAGCAAGAAAAAAACTTACAAAATATGCAGAAGAGCACGGATTTGGAAGAGGTGTTGTAAGATACAAAATAAGAGACTGGCTCATTTCAAGACAAAGATATTGGGGAGCACCAATTCCAATAATTCATTGCCCTGAACATGGTGCAGTGCCCGTCCCTGAAGAAGATCTGCCAGTTTTACTGCCAGATGAAGTTGATTTTTCACCACGTGACACAGGAGAGTCCCCTCTTGCAAATGACCCCGATTTTGTAAATACCAGTTGTCCTATATGCGGAAAGCCCTCTCGAAGAGAAACGGATACCCAAGATGGTTTTGCATGCTCCTCCTGGTATTTTTTAAGATATGCAGACCCACATAACGACAAGGCACCATTTGATAAAGAAAAGGTAAAATACTGGCTTCCTGTTGACCTCTATATAGGTGGGGCAGAACATGCTGTAATGCACTTACTGTATGCACGCTTTTATACCATGGTAATGTATGATGCGGGGCTTATTGACTTCGACGAACCTTTCAAGAAATTACTCAATCAAGGAATGATTCTTGGAGCAGACCACCAAAAGATGAGCAAATCTAGAGGAAATGTCGTAAACCCTGATGATGTTATAAAAGAATATGGAGCAGATACTCTAAGAGCATACATACTCTTCATTGGGCCACTCGATACAGATGCACCGTGGAGCACAGAAGGTATAAATGGAGTTAACAGATTCATAAAGAGAATGTGGAACTTATTTATCCAATTAGAAGATAAGTCCACAACAAAAGAAAAACCTATCGAAAAAGAAATAGAACTAATAACTGATAAGATGATCGTTAAGGTTACCGAGCAAATAGAAAGGTTTAAATTTAATACAATGATTAGCAGTTTTATGGAATGGTTGAATTTCCTTTCAAAAATTACTCAAGAAGACGCAGAAGTAATGGAAACAAAGGCATATAGAGAAGCAGTTCAAACTTTCCTTACAATGATTGCACCTGCAACGCCATTTGTAGCTGAAGAGCTTTACCATAGGTTAGGAGGAACTGGAAGTATTCATAAAAAGGAATGGCCGAAACCAAAGGGAATTTACAAAGAAGAATATGTAACAATTATAGTGCAGGTTAACGGAAAACTGAGAGATAAGATAGAAGTTGAAGCAGGAAGCGAACTTGAAGATGTGCTTGATTTAGTTAAAAAATCTGATAAAATAACAAGGTTAGGCATTGATTTTAATAAAGCAAAATACATATTTGTAAAAGACAAATTAATAAATATTGTTGCTTAG